A single Mesomycoplasma ovipneumoniae DNA region contains:
- a CDS encoding P97 family adhesin, with protein sequence MQKNKAKILIGSAAAIVLMSTVFGTVAGLAAKTKYRGVNPTQGVVSQLGLIDSVSFKPSVAHFTSDYKTVKQALLGDKTFNANSSEFSDFASKFNFLTNNGRSVLAIPNKYKVVIEKFEAQDEQQRFFLSFHLEETLEDKNVARSATKSIYLSVVDAPKAALAQFSGIVDSNFANLTPSPLSHFSSSSVRPLALTRADDFAKTLNQFDSLEEFESHLSKFFDIQAIKAKIRLEPQGFGFAKGDLEEPFVFSFVKNPQNSNEWATSLNQQVPAVRLYLKTEFGPQAKATLANYKHKDESFLTSIDLVASDKSTLFANTKDLSDQLDVNLLDASDYYIDPEKPQVDPSTGVLLPSSLSLFQRDLLRKASDKLVDKFSLFRYDAINFYKQLQELVSKPSAIKDIIDASLTRGLTFSFGKYDLLFDNLREHLDYDFLVSNAKIRQNSVSSKLFIELPIKIKLKSSIFGDTGSNIKTILEKTVSFKLDNFRDQKIEDALASLYPELSEQLKQLKDAQSTQDATQQLAAISPIPSQSAAQTQGVTKENPYDLAQGISKSYLLSKYEIKQLIDQGDYKKLISLFSDPNSYNIDFKLGSTLQSQNIQVPTETEIANLNATIDSAQALKNADIYSVSTSAFKNRASLFAYFRYLLSLDPKEAIKKLVNIGIQMGLEFEGYQDLPLNPTLEDLAKVKIKTKFDNYEHSRDFLSEQDADLNQDDFVGTKFGLKLLDFNGYFANDITSPNQGMALFLPASLDFNSSQSTSGGSNSTTPDWKAEIANKLVSDKNQLASLPFAIWDKIIGQEKQQENDKKLTYKILKNYQEAIKIAKQPAFWNTVDSDNNPQVPFKDQNFSKISTLSDLVFAFYTQAALANNWNEYQDSGARPSIKFEIEDDAATSKDQGNIIGLKIKYVVGFDDNAGKFVDDVIASSPQTIFVRTSGQSEAEVKQKNNLDQMVEDAPLSSQSLILDAEKFGHLQILANSIYDKKKPAPEPEAPRNPDNIRWIDDKVPGQTRPEVKRPEINQDEFFKGKLRPVAVEVSTFSSLDESPYFASPFQDNSQTSPAPDSSQSSNEDLQSLKQKLEILLGEQFSDYFNKLDPNISFEIDSVKEVSPQVYSVSLSLVKNVVDGNTTTRVKSDKSLTLIVHKQQDNIPELAKSPEVSNTSWAKQYNPNQPLANSTTITLEFKNPIQVDATGKPTSQWLSSVPVTIHPALINISPQADVLDEAVANEILSRLEITSLIEPPTLEALKQALSKKEQLNQIITSLRGKVSESVSKLISPIVDAYKRHETTKAHILSLAHIQNSNHSPIKLTLNASTNTNSEVKVANLQLINNNTLKFDLESSNIKRLINAPIEIASELSDKKFDLESMRVHNILSQDNSESDTHTHTHTDAQSNKETSTITFIQPKFIVERTVGVPWSTSEVVFAAKKNLHDPTNFDVSKVKDSTFFVYGWRAIKVNAGNSQSAQVPYLQVQPLFDPLVDMFPVPQVQSLTSLSFKVFDPDGYLYQKLYSKSATNVDLYSYRLNQTKEQSTRKGWTNQHPSQANFGNNNFSLPNNYLNIITNQPTKVTFYNASDFITDLFNDPDQKQEDINDKYTDNVKEKVGANAADWGSAYFNLWYPRKLIQEQSNIISANLNDLLFVDPDELEKNIKMIAPNFTNWWPNFQNSEVAEIRTKHNEEAYKKVNLLPQGWTQIHDGGYPLKVQKTAFNRDTRTFTLTTNLPIPTQDYYQDVKDTDDWRFVFQNDNNQIAMLKANMLKQGSKNPHYKDKGWIQFETVIPEHFFSTNVRFAGIFKQEDKKLKWLPIIDTEYVVDDRYFGNIISDPLDLKKARGRGFTNNAFGDVFKEFNIHRKKQS encoded by the coding sequence ATGCAAAAGAATAAGGCAAAAATATTAATTGGTAGTGCCGCTGCAATTGTACTAATGTCGACGGTCTTTGGAACTGTCGCCGGACTTGCTGCTAAAACTAAATATCGCGGAGTTAATCCTACCCAAGGTGTTGTTAGTCAGCTCGGACTAATTGATTCAGTAAGTTTTAAGCCAAGTGTTGCTCACTTTACAAGTGATTATAAAACTGTCAAACAAGCTCTTTTAGGGGACAAAACTTTTAATGCTAACAGCTCTGAGTTTAGCGACTTTGCATCAAAATTCAATTTTTTAACTAATAATGGCCGTAGTGTTCTGGCAATCCCAAACAAATACAAAGTTGTTATTGAAAAATTTGAAGCCCAAGATGAACAACAGCGTTTTTTCCTTTCCTTTCATTTGGAAGAAACTCTTGAAGACAAAAATGTTGCCCGCTCAGCAACAAAGTCAATTTACCTTTCAGTAGTTGATGCCCCAAAGGCGGCACTAGCTCAATTTAGTGGTATTGTTGACTCAAATTTTGCTAATTTGACTCCAAGTCCTCTTTCTCATTTTTCCTCAAGTTCAGTTAGGCCTTTAGCTCTAACTCGTGCTGATGATTTTGCAAAAACATTAAATCAATTTGACTCACTAGAGGAATTTGAGTCTCATTTAAGTAAATTTTTTGACATTCAGGCAATAAAAGCAAAAATTCGTCTTGAACCCCAAGGCTTTGGCTTTGCCAAAGGTGACTTAGAAGAGCCTTTTGTATTTAGTTTTGTTAAAAATCCACAAAACTCAAATGAGTGAGCTACAAGTCTAAATCAACAAGTCCCTGCGGTTCGTTTATATTTAAAAACTGAATTTGGACCTCAGGCAAAAGCGACACTAGCTAACTATAAACATAAAGATGAGTCATTTTTAACTTCAATTGATTTAGTCGCAAGCGATAAGTCTACTTTATTTGCTAATACCAAAGATCTAAGTGATCAACTCGATGTTAATTTGCTTGATGCTTCTGATTATTATATTGATCCAGAAAAGCCTCAGGTTGATCCTTCAACTGGAGTTTTACTTCCTTCATCGCTCAGTTTGTTCCAACGTGATTTATTAAGAAAAGCTTCTGATAAGTTAGTTGATAAATTTTCTTTGTTTCGTTATGATGCAATTAATTTTTACAAACAACTCCAAGAACTTGTAAGTAAGCCATCTGCAATTAAAGATATAATTGATGCCAGCCTAACACGTGGTCTGACTTTTTCTTTTGGTAAATACGATTTACTTTTTGATAATTTACGCGAGCATCTTGATTATGACTTTTTAGTTTCAAATGCTAAAATCCGTCAAAACTCAGTCTCAAGCAAATTATTTATTGAACTGCCAATCAAAATTAAGCTCAAATCTTCAATTTTTGGCGACACTGGTTCAAATATTAAAACTATTTTAGAAAAAACTGTAAGTTTTAAACTTGATAATTTCCGTGATCAAAAAATCGAAGATGCCCTAGCCAGTCTCTATCCTGAACTTAGCGAGCAACTAAAACAATTAAAAGATGCCCAAAGCACCCAAGATGCTACCCAACAACTAGCTGCTATTTCCCCAATTCCGTCTCAGTCAGCTGCCCAAACCCAAGGTGTAACCAAAGAAAATCCTTATGATCTTGCCCAAGGTATTTCAAAGTCTTATTTACTTTCAAAATACGAAATTAAACAATTAATCGACCAAGGAGACTATAAAAAACTAATTAGTCTCTTTAGTGATCCAAATTCTTACAATATTGATTTTAAATTAGGTTCAACTCTACAAAGCCAAAACATACAAGTTCCGACTGAGACAGAAATAGCCAATTTAAATGCAACAATTGACTCAGCTCAGGCATTAAAAAATGCTGATATTTATTCAGTTTCAACTTCAGCATTTAAAAATCGTGCTTCTTTATTTGCTTATTTCCGTTACCTTTTATCATTAGATCCTAAAGAGGCGATCAAAAAACTTGTTAATATTGGAATCCAAATGGGTCTTGAATTTGAAGGCTATCAGGACTTGCCACTAAATCCAACTTTAGAAGATTTAGCAAAAGTAAAAATTAAAACCAAATTTGATAACTACGAGCACTCCCGAGATTTTCTAAGTGAGCAAGATGCCGACCTAAACCAAGACGATTTTGTGGGAACAAAATTTGGACTCAAACTTCTTGATTTTAATGGTTATTTTGCTAATGACATCACAAGCCCAAATCAAGGAATGGCTTTATTTTTACCAGCAAGTCTAGATTTTAACTCAAGTCAATCAACTTCAGGTGGTTCAAACTCAACCACTCCAGATTGAAAAGCTGAAATTGCAAATAAACTTGTTAGTGATAAAAACCAATTAGCAAGCTTACCTTTTGCGATTTGAGACAAAATTATTGGCCAAGAAAAACAACAAGAAAATGATAAAAAACTAACATACAAAATTCTTAAAAACTACCAAGAAGCAATTAAAATTGCTAAACAACCAGCTTTTTGAAATACTGTTGATTCTGATAATAATCCTCAAGTTCCTTTTAAAGATCAGAATTTTAGCAAAATCTCAACTCTTAGTGATTTAGTTTTTGCCTTTTATACTCAGGCAGCCTTAGCTAATAATTGAAATGAGTATCAAGACTCAGGAGCACGTCCTTCAATTAAATTTGAAATTGAAGATGATGCTGCAACCTCTAAAGATCAAGGTAATATAATTGGTCTAAAAATTAAATATGTTGTTGGCTTTGATGATAATGCTGGTAAGTTTGTTGATGATGTAATTGCCTCAAGTCCGCAGACAATTTTTGTTCGCACATCAGGGCAGTCAGAAGCAGAAGTAAAACAAAAAAATAATTTAGACCAAATGGTTGAAGATGCGCCACTTTCAAGTCAGTCCTTAATTCTTGATGCTGAAAAATTTGGTCATTTACAAATTCTTGCTAATTCAATTTATGACAAGAAAAAACCAGCTCCAGAACCAGAAGCTCCAAGAAATCCAGATAATATCCGCTGAATCGATGACAAAGTCCCAGGTCAAACACGTCCAGAGGTAAAAAGACCTGAGATCAATCAAGATGAATTTTTCAAAGGCAAACTAAGACCAGTTGCCGTAGAGGTATCAACCTTCTCTTCTCTAGACGAGAGTCCTTATTTTGCTAGTCCTTTCCAGGACAATTCCCAGACTAGTCCAGCTCCTGACTCAAGCCAGAGTTCAAATGAAGACTTACAAAGTCTAAAACAAAAACTCGAAATTCTTTTAGGTGAGCAATTTAGTGATTATTTTAATAAACTTGATCCAAACATTAGTTTTGAAATTGATTCAGTCAAAGAAGTCTCACCGCAAGTCTACAGTGTTAGTCTTTCATTAGTAAAAAATGTTGTAGACGGAAATACAACTACCAGAGTTAAATCAGATAAAAGTCTAACACTGATAGTACACAAACAACAAGACAACATTCCTGAATTAGCAAAAAGTCCGGAGGTTTCAAATACTTCCTGAGCTAAACAATACAATCCTAACCAGCCTTTGGCAAATTCAACAACAATAACTCTTGAATTTAAAAATCCAATACAGGTTGATGCCACCGGTAAGCCAACAAGTCAGTGGTTGTCTTCAGTACCTGTGACAATTCATCCAGCTTTAATAAACATTTCTCCTCAGGCCGATGTTCTTGACGAAGCAGTAGCGAATGAGATTCTTTCGCGTTTAGAAATTACTAGTTTAATAGAACCTCCCACTTTGGAAGCCTTAAAACAAGCTCTCTCAAAAAAAGAACAACTAAATCAAATCATCACAAGCCTAAGAGGCAAGGTTTCTGAGTCTGTATCTAAACTCATAAGTCCTATAGTTGATGCTTATAAAAGACATGAAACAACTAAGGCGCATATTTTGTCTTTAGCTCATATTCAAAATTCAAACCATTCGCCAATTAAATTGACACTAAATGCTTCAACAAACACTAACTCTGAAGTCAAAGTTGCAAATCTCCAATTGATTAATAATAATACCCTAAAGTTTGACTTAGAAAGTTCAAATATTAAAAGGCTAATTAATGCGCCAATTGAAATAGCTTCTGAACTATCTGACAAAAAATTTGATCTTGAATCAATGAGAGTTCATAACATTCTAAGTCAAGATAATTCAGAATCCGACACACACACACACACACACACAGATGCGCAATCAAACAAAGAAACTTCAACAATTACCTTTATTCAACCAAAATTTATTGTTGAGCGGACTGTTGGGGTGCCATGGAGTACTTCTGAAGTAGTTTTTGCTGCTAAAAAAAATTTACATGACCCAACAAACTTTGATGTATCTAAAGTTAAAGATTCAACCTTTTTTGTCTATGGTTGGCGTGCAATAAAAGTAAATGCTGGCAATTCTCAATCCGCCCAAGTTCCTTACCTCCAAGTCCAACCTCTTTTTGATCCACTTGTTGATATGTTTCCTGTACCTCAGGTTCAAAGTCTAACTAGTCTGTCATTTAAAGTTTTTGATCCTGATGGTTATTTATACCAAAAATTATATTCTAAATCAGCAACAAATGTTGATCTTTATTCTTATCGACTTAATCAAACAAAAGAACAATCAACTCGTAAAGGTTGAACTAACCAACACCCAAGTCAGGCAAATTTTGGCAATAATAATTTTAGCTTGCCTAATAACTATTTAAATATTATTACAAATCAACCAACAAAAGTTACTTTTTATAATGCAAGTGATTTTATTACTGATTTATTTAATGATCCTGATCAAAAACAAGAAGATATTAATGACAAATACACTGATAATGTTAAAGAAAAAGTAGGAGCTAATGCCGCCGATTGAGGAAGTGCTTATTTTAACCTTTGGTATCCAAGAAAACTAATTCAAGAACAATCAAATATAATAAGTGCTAATTTAAATGACTTACTGTTTGTTGATCCAGATGAACTGGAAAAAAATATAAAAATGATTGCCCCGAATTTTACTAATTGGTGGCCTAACTTTCAAAATTCAGAAGTTGCCGAAATTCGCACAAAACATAACGAAGAAGCCTACAAAAAAGTTAACCTTTTACCGCAAGGTTGAACCCAAATTCATGACGGTGGCTATCCACTCAAAGTTCAAAAAACTGCATTTAATCGCGATACTCGTACTTTTACACTTACAACAAATCTGCCAATTCCAACCCAAGACTACTATCAAGATGTCAAAGACACTGATGACTGACGTTTTGTTTTCCAAAACGATAATAATCAAATTGCAATGCTCAAAGCTAATATGCTAAAACAAGGCTCAAAAAATCCTCACTATAAGGATAAAGGTTGAATTCAATTTGAAACAGTAATTCCTGAACATTTTTTCTCAACAAATGTCAGATTTGCTGGAATATTCAAACAAGAAGATAAAAAACTAAAATGACTACCAATTATTGACACTGAATATGTAGTTGATGACCGTTATTTTGGTAATATTATTTCTGATCCTTTAGATCTTAAGAAAGCCCGTGGCCGTGGATTTACTAATAATGCCTTTGGAGATGTATTCAAAGAATTTAACATTCATAGAAAAAAACAATCTTAA
- a CDS encoding helix-turn-helix domain-containing protein, producing the protein MKISYKPLWHMLVERKMNKEDLKKASGISSNIVARMGKDESVSLETIVKICTALDCKIEDVVEIIRDTKI; encoded by the coding sequence ATGAAAATTTCCTATAAACCATTATGGCATATGTTAGTTGAACGAAAAATGAATAAAGAAGATTTGAAAAAAGCTTCTGGTATTAGTAGCAATATTGTAGCTAGAATGGGAAAAGATGAGAGTGTAAGTTTAGAAACGATAGTAAAAATATGTACCGCACTAGATTGTAAAATTGAAGATGTGGTTGAAATAATAAGGGATACGAAGATTTAA
- the dcm gene encoding DNA cytosine methyltransferase, whose translation MSKNLKFIDLFSGIGGFRLALEELGLECVFSSEVDEHAIEMYKANFGDNSKCDITQLNPDTLPNFDILCAGFPCQAFSISGKQKGFEDRVRGTLFFDICRVLKEKQPKAFILENVQNLEKHDKGNTLFIMIKTLNELGYSVSYKVLNAKDFGVPQNRERIIIVGNKEGKVFDFSDIQKHKVSSMYEFLDKQGEFEYLDETDYTLIETEKIKMQKSGLIFCGYRNKKIRTIGVRKGTEYLSRAHKQPNRIYSAEGIHPTITSQEQSGRYFIYVDGKVRKLTLNECYKFMGFPNDFIKVGTKAKLYERIGNSVCVPMIRNVAKEVINQFWNGSEGNEVNVSEFLEKTYNDSLSIKSLDEIDLTDTQKNYIKSIVEKEETLKGVYTVLVTSLVYKCLHMEQDIRLHQANMDNGYSGRSFDTKYITPFMKQKQFLGAMKESGWLTRSLEQNIPYNLDFPGKINDKVVKDAFLKILNDIEENGAKPQNYLMGIFHLSIKARELKSVRVINPVERESSLSINEIIDLLEKHFYYSYKSRGASILPVVALYSVYECITKELKRFDDKFLQQISSHYSSDRSSWNAGDIAVINNDGSLYEVVEVKFDIAPDYIMVDDAYKKFCNTTIQRYYILSTLAPKDDELEIIHDLVEKIKTEHGCQVIINGVFPTLKYYLRLLDNTDLFIQRYIHNIQTHPEINAEHKIAWNDLLTKKYNTKGN comes from the coding sequence ATGAGTAAGAATCTTAAATTTATAGATTTATTTTCAGGAATAGGCGGATTTAGGTTAGCACTTGAAGAGTTGGGATTAGAATGTGTATTTAGTAGTGAAGTAGACGAACATGCAATAGAAATGTACAAAGCTAATTTTGGCGATAATTCTAAATGTGATATTACACAATTAAATCCAGATACATTGCCTAATTTTGATATTCTTTGTGCAGGATTTCCTTGTCAAGCTTTTTCAATTAGTGGAAAGCAAAAAGGTTTTGAGGACAGAGTAAGAGGAACTTTGTTTTTCGATATTTGCAGAGTATTAAAGGAAAAACAACCTAAAGCATTTATTTTAGAAAATGTTCAAAATTTAGAAAAACACGATAAAGGAAATACTCTATTTATAATGATAAAAACTTTGAATGAATTAGGATATTCTGTTTCATATAAAGTTTTGAATGCTAAAGACTTTGGTGTACCTCAAAATAGAGAAAGAATAATAATAGTCGGAAATAAAGAGGGTAAGGTATTTGATTTTAGTGATATACAGAAACATAAAGTTAGTTCAATGTATGAATTTCTTGATAAACAGGGTGAGTTTGAATACTTAGATGAAACAGACTACACTTTAATAGAAACAGAAAAAATTAAGATGCAAAAATCAGGGCTTATTTTTTGTGGGTATCGAAATAAAAAAATTCGCACAATTGGAGTAAGAAAAGGAACAGAATATTTATCAAGAGCTCATAAACAACCAAACAGAATTTATTCTGCTGAGGGAATACATCCAACAATTACTTCTCAAGAGCAAAGCGGAAGATATTTTATTTATGTTGATGGTAAAGTTAGAAAACTGACACTTAATGAATGTTATAAGTTTATGGGATTTCCAAATGACTTTATAAAGGTTGGGACAAAAGCGAAATTGTATGAAAGAATAGGGAATAGCGTTTGTGTACCAATGATAAGAAATGTTGCTAAAGAAGTAATAAATCAATTTTGGAATGGAAGTGAGGGCAATGAAGTGAATGTGAGTGAGTTTTTAGAAAAAACATATAATGACAGTTTGTCAATTAAGTCCTTAGATGAAATTGATTTAACAGATACTCAGAAAAATTATATTAAGTCAATTGTTGAAAAAGAGGAAACCTTAAAAGGTGTATATACTGTCTTAGTTACAAGTTTAGTATATAAATGTTTGCATATGGAACAAGATATTAGATTACATCAGGCAAATATGGACAATGGTTATAGCGGAAGAAGTTTTGATACTAAATACATTACTCCATTTATGAAACAGAAGCAGTTCTTAGGAGCAATGAAAGAGTCAGGATGACTAACAAGAAGTCTTGAACAGAATATACCATACAACTTAGACTTTCCAGGTAAGATAAATGATAAAGTGGTTAAAGACGCTTTCTTAAAGATTTTAAATGATATCGAAGAGAATGGAGCTAAGCCACAAAATTATTTAATGGGAATCTTTCATTTAAGCATAAAAGCAAGGGAACTTAAATCTGTTAGAGTGATAAACCCGGTAGAAAGAGAATCGAGTTTGAGTATAAATGAGATAATAGATTTGTTAGAAAAACATTTTTATTATAGTTATAAAAGTAGAGGAGCTTCCATATTGCCAGTAGTTGCACTATACAGTGTGTATGAATGTATAACTAAAGAGTTAAAAAGATTTGACGATAAATTTTTACAGCAAATATCATCTCATTATAGTTCTGATAGAAGTAGTTGAAATGCTGGCGATATTGCAGTTATAAACAACGATGGAAGTTTATATGAAGTTGTAGAAGTAAAGTTTGATATAGCACCTGACTATATAATGGTAGATGATGCCTATAAAAAGTTTTGTAATACAACAATACAAAGGTATTATATATTAAGTACATTGGCTCCTAAAGATGATGAATTAGAAATAATTCATGATTTAGTTGAAAAAATCAAAACGGAACATGGGTGTCAAGTAATTATAAATGGTGTATTTCCGACCTTAAAATATTATTTAAGATTGTTAGATAATACAGATTTATTTATACAAAGGTATATTCACAACATACAAACTCATCCAGAAATAAATGCAGAACACAAAATAGCTTGGAATGATTTATTAACAAAAAAATATAATACTAAAGGCAATTAA